One part of the Streptomyces nigra genome encodes these proteins:
- a CDS encoding family 16 glycoside hydrolase: MHPRLFRRARRSLTPLLLGAFLFGGVLAAPPAVAAPTPTAADIPPQEPGVTLRVFDTQVPLSRLCTLKPGQTPNHDKLMPTVDWSTTGDFGGFADNFSAVVSGYLVIPDDGSYTFRLTSDDGSRLTIGDRTVVDHDGLHGAEPKDGSVQLTAGSHPFRIDYFERGGDQRLTLAWKPPSASDFSVVPTEALSTDADVVRVTAPGRKECESGADTPGDGLPLTDVRPDLTLTDLRPDGFEPQVTGMDWLPDGRLALTTWGGSQTTTGEVYLLDNVTGKTSRDKVTVKKIASGLREPMGIKYVDGSLYVSQKHELTRLVDKDRDFVTDEYRTVATWPYGGNFHEFAFGLLYRDGYFYVNLSVAIDYGGATTTPQPAPGRGTTYRISKKTGKVQPIAGGLRTPNGIGWGPGGDLFTTDNQGGWLPASKLVHIERDRFFNHYTEPSGPFDDRPVTEPVLWLPQNEIANSPSTPLYLRKGRFAGQLLIGDVTYGGLQRAYLEKVKGQYQGAVFRYTQGLEAGVNRITMGPDGAVYAGGLGADGNWGQEGKLKFGLQKLTPNGGNTFDIKEMRAVPGGFDLEYTQPLSQDTVDKLASRYQAEQWRYTPTSDYGGPKTAEERLGVRSATLAKDGRTVLLRLDGLKPGRVVHVRSPRPFASASGEKLWSTEAWYTLNSLPGKQPPPATLYEAEEARLTGTAGVNRDHGGYSGSGFVDRYGTEGKAATTFDVTVPKAGDYDVNLRYSNGPNPFQGTKSLSLYANGKKLRQTELPSTGDWETWSTRTERITLRKGHNTVAYRFDTGDDGHVNLDLITVRPHGSRITLFDGTAASQSQWQHTDGRVTEWPLADGKSMEVCCGDLRTKDAYQDFKLHVEFRVPLLPDDVTGQDRGNSGVYLQDRYEVQILDSYGDTTLDTNEAGAIYLKKAPDVNASTAPETWQSYDITFRAARYDADGTKTADALVTVVWNGKKIHDDVVIDGPTGGGRPEAASAGAIRLQDHGNKVRYRNIWIEPLS, translated from the coding sequence ATGCATCCACGGTTGTTCCGCCGTGCCCGAAGATCACTCACTCCCCTTCTTCTCGGCGCCTTCCTCTTCGGAGGCGTCCTGGCGGCACCCCCGGCCGTCGCCGCCCCCACCCCCACCGCCGCCGACATCCCGCCCCAGGAGCCGGGTGTGACCCTGCGGGTCTTCGACACCCAGGTCCCGCTCAGCAGGCTGTGCACCCTGAAGCCCGGTCAGACCCCCAACCACGACAAGCTGATGCCGACCGTGGACTGGTCCACGACCGGCGACTTCGGCGGTTTCGCGGACAACTTCTCGGCCGTGGTGTCCGGTTACCTCGTCATCCCCGACGACGGCTCGTACACCTTCCGGCTCACCAGCGACGACGGTTCACGGCTGACCATCGGCGACCGGACGGTCGTCGACCACGACGGTCTGCACGGCGCCGAGCCGAAGGACGGATCGGTCCAACTCACCGCCGGTTCCCACCCGTTCCGCATCGACTACTTCGAGCGGGGCGGCGACCAGCGCCTCACGCTGGCGTGGAAGCCGCCGTCCGCGAGCGACTTCAGCGTCGTGCCGACCGAGGCGCTGAGCACGGACGCCGACGTGGTCCGGGTGACCGCCCCCGGCCGCAAGGAGTGCGAGTCGGGAGCGGACACCCCCGGCGACGGACTCCCCCTCACCGACGTACGGCCCGACCTCACCCTCACCGATCTGCGCCCCGACGGCTTCGAACCGCAGGTCACCGGTATGGACTGGCTGCCCGACGGCCGGCTGGCCCTCACCACCTGGGGCGGCTCCCAGACCACCACGGGCGAGGTCTACCTGCTGGACAACGTCACCGGGAAGACCAGCCGCGACAAGGTCACCGTGAAGAAGATCGCGAGCGGCCTGCGCGAGCCGATGGGCATCAAGTACGTCGACGGCTCGCTGTACGTGTCGCAGAAGCACGAGCTGACCCGACTCGTCGACAAGGACCGGGACTTCGTCACGGACGAGTACCGCACGGTGGCGACCTGGCCGTACGGCGGCAACTTCCACGAGTTCGCCTTCGGACTGCTCTACCGCGACGGCTACTTCTACGTGAACCTGTCCGTCGCCATCGACTACGGCGGCGCGACGACCACTCCGCAGCCGGCGCCCGGCCGGGGGACGACGTACCGGATCAGCAAGAAGACCGGGAAGGTCCAGCCGATCGCGGGCGGTCTGCGCACTCCCAACGGCATCGGCTGGGGCCCCGGCGGCGACCTCTTCACCACCGACAACCAGGGCGGCTGGCTGCCCGCGTCCAAGCTGGTCCACATCGAGCGGGACCGCTTCTTCAACCACTACACCGAGCCGTCCGGCCCCTTCGACGACCGGCCGGTCACCGAGCCGGTGCTGTGGCTGCCGCAGAACGAGATCGCCAACTCCCCCAGCACCCCGCTGTATCTGCGCAAGGGCCGGTTCGCCGGGCAGCTGCTCATCGGGGACGTCACCTACGGCGGACTCCAGCGCGCCTACCTGGAGAAGGTGAAGGGCCAGTACCAGGGCGCGGTCTTCCGCTACACCCAGGGACTCGAGGCCGGCGTCAACCGGATCACGATGGGCCCGGACGGCGCCGTCTACGCGGGCGGGCTCGGCGCCGACGGCAACTGGGGCCAGGAGGGCAAGCTGAAGTTCGGCCTGCAGAAGCTCACCCCCAACGGCGGCAACACCTTCGACATCAAGGAGATGCGGGCCGTCCCCGGGGGCTTCGACCTGGAGTACACACAGCCCCTGTCCCAGGACACCGTCGACAAGCTGGCCTCCCGCTACCAGGCCGAGCAGTGGCGGTACACGCCGACCTCGGACTACGGCGGCCCGAAGACGGCCGAGGAGCGGCTGGGCGTCCGCTCGGCGACCCTCGCCAAGGACGGACGGACCGTCCTGCTCCGCCTCGACGGCCTGAAGCCCGGGCGCGTGGTGCACGTGCGCTCCCCGCGGCCCTTCGCCTCCGCGTCCGGCGAGAAGCTGTGGAGCACCGAGGCCTGGTACACGCTCAACTCCCTGCCCGGCAAGCAGCCCCCGCCCGCCACCCTGTACGAGGCGGAGGAGGCCCGACTGACCGGGACGGCCGGCGTGAACCGGGACCACGGCGGCTACTCGGGCAGCGGCTTCGTCGACCGGTACGGCACCGAGGGCAAGGCGGCGACCACGTTCGACGTGACGGTCCCGAAGGCCGGCGACTACGACGTCAACCTCCGCTACTCCAACGGCCCCAACCCCTTCCAGGGCACCAAGTCCCTCTCCCTGTACGCCAACGGCAAGAAGCTGCGGCAGACGGAGCTGCCCTCGACGGGCGACTGGGAGACCTGGTCGACCCGGACCGAGCGGATCACCCTGCGGAAGGGGCACAACACCGTCGCGTACCGCTTCGACACCGGGGACGACGGGCACGTCAACCTGGACCTGATCACGGTCCGGCCGCACGGCTCCCGCATCACCCTCTTCGACGGCACCGCCGCGTCGCAGAGCCAGTGGCAGCACACCGACGGACGCGTCACCGAATGGCCCCTGGCCGACGGGAAGTCGATGGAGGTGTGCTGCGGCGACCTGCGCACGAAGGACGCCTACCAGGACTTCAAGCTGCACGTGGAGTTCCGGGTGCCGCTCCTGCCCGACGACGTGACGGGCCAGGACCGCGGCAACAGCGGCGTCTACCTCCAGGACCGCTACGAGGTCCAGATCCTCGACTCGTACGGCGACACCACACTCGACACCAACGAAGCGGGCGCGATCTATCTGAAGAAGGCGCCGGACGTCAACGCGTCCACCGCGCCGGAGACCTGGCAGTCGTACGACATCACCTTCCGCGCGGCCCGCTACGACGCCGACGGCACCAAGACCGCCGACGCTCTCGTCACCGTCGTCTGGAACGGCAAGAAGATCCACGACGACGTGGTCATCGACGGCCCCACCGGAGGCGGCAGACCGGAGGCCGCCTCGGCGGGCGCCATCCGCCTCCAGGACCACGGCAACAAGGTGCGCTACCGCAACATCTGGATCGAACCGCTGAGCTGA